One region of Clostridiales bacterium genomic DNA includes:
- the ppk1 gene encoding polyphosphate kinase 1, protein MPHHSGAELPGAQALRQMAAQSDSRGLFSDRAPDPAYAGLFLNRELSWLQFNRRVLAEAADETLPGYERLKFLSIYCSNLDEFYMVRVGGLLDRALLQPWHTETITGLTPREQLRAIYDETARQQKDFEALWRKVTAALAKQHVEILDFDRLDEADEVLLRRRFDALRPLLSPQVLDAEHPLPFLRNREQYVLVRFAGKRGGAGLVPTTQLPKFFKLTVDGVQKLALTAPLVAHFAPLLFGERRVRETAIVRVTRSADISVRDIMDGCDADLRAVMERLLRRRRRLEPVRAQVQGRISDEMRALARELLGLPKRQLFVTSAPTDLSFVLTMPGEFDLAGLTCPEIPPAKNVALQKGDYFAYLAQHDLLLALPYQSINPFVDLLYEAADDPDVVSIKITLYRLAGSSRIAAALAYAAEHGKQVQCLLELRARFDEQSNIDYSRMLEDAGCGILYGLTKYKVHTKLCLITRRCPGGICYYTQVGTGNYNEKTAEQYTDLMLLTSDPAIGRDAAKTFDRLARGETVGETEALWLAPEGYKPQLMAHIEAQTRLGPAGYIGIKVNSMNDADVMARLVRASEAGTEVELFVRGICCLRPGVPGRTEHISVRSIIGRYLEHERIFVFGRGEAQEVFIGSGDLLERNTMRRIEAFTAVTDPNARAEVLEVLSAMRRDNRQAWIMQPDGSYLRPEGAGEPFVSQAYLHTYFAGRTVEKPAPPAPPQPRKKLPWWRRLWIWLKNN, encoded by the coding sequence ATGCCCCACCATTCCGGCGCCGAGCTGCCGGGCGCGCAGGCGCTGCGGCAGATGGCCGCGCAGAGCGACAGCCGCGGCCTGTTTTCCGACCGCGCGCCCGACCCGGCCTATGCCGGCCTGTTTTTGAACCGCGAGCTGAGCTGGCTGCAATTCAACCGCCGCGTGCTGGCCGAGGCAGCCGACGAGACGCTGCCGGGCTATGAGCGGCTGAAGTTTCTGTCCATCTACTGCTCGAATCTCGATGAATTTTATATGGTGCGCGTCGGCGGGCTGCTCGACCGGGCGCTGCTGCAGCCGTGGCACACGGAGACCATCACGGGCCTGACGCCGCGCGAGCAGCTGCGCGCGATCTATGACGAGACGGCGCGGCAGCAAAAAGATTTTGAAGCGCTCTGGCGCAAAGTGACGGCGGCGCTGGCAAAGCAGCACGTGGAGATCCTGGACTTTGACCGGCTCGACGAGGCGGACGAGGTGCTGCTGCGGCGGCGGTTCGACGCGCTGCGCCCGCTGCTGAGCCCGCAGGTGCTCGACGCCGAGCACCCGCTGCCGTTTCTGCGCAACCGCGAGCAGTATGTGCTCGTGCGCTTTGCGGGCAAGCGCGGCGGCGCGGGGCTCGTGCCGACGACGCAGCTGCCGAAGTTTTTTAAGCTCACGGTCGACGGCGTGCAGAAGCTCGCGCTCACGGCGCCGCTGGTAGCGCACTTTGCGCCCCTGCTCTTCGGCGAGCGGCGCGTGCGCGAGACGGCTATCGTGCGCGTGACGCGCAGCGCCGACATTTCCGTGCGTGACATCATGGACGGGTGCGACGCGGATCTGCGCGCCGTGATGGAGCGGCTGCTGCGGCGGCGCCGCCGGCTCGAGCCGGTGCGCGCGCAGGTGCAGGGCCGCATCTCGGACGAGATGCGCGCGCTCGCGCGCGAGCTGCTCGGGCTGCCGAAGCGGCAGCTGTTCGTGACGAGCGCGCCGACGGATCTGTCGTTCGTGCTCACGATGCCGGGGGAGTTTGACCTCGCGGGGCTGACGTGTCCCGAGATCCCGCCGGCCAAAAACGTGGCGCTGCAAAAGGGCGACTACTTTGCCTATCTCGCGCAGCACGACCTGCTGCTCGCGCTGCCGTACCAGAGCATCAACCCGTTCGTCGACCTGCTGTACGAGGCGGCGGACGACCCGGACGTCGTGTCGATCAAGATCACGCTCTACCGGCTCGCCGGCAGCAGCCGCATCGCGGCGGCGCTGGCCTACGCGGCCGAGCACGGCAAGCAGGTGCAGTGCCTGCTCGAGCTGCGCGCCCGCTTTGACGAGCAGAGCAACATCGACTACTCGCGCATGCTCGAGGACGCGGGGTGCGGCATCCTCTACGGCCTGACGAAATACAAGGTGCACACGAAGCTGTGCCTCATCACGCGGCGGTGTCCCGGCGGCATCTGCTACTACACGCAGGTCGGCACCGGCAACTACAACGAAAAGACTGCCGAACAGTACACCGACCTCATGCTGCTGACGAGCGACCCGGCCATCGGGCGCGACGCGGCGAAAACGTTCGACCGGCTCGCGCGCGGCGAGACCGTCGGCGAGACGGAGGCGCTCTGGCTCGCGCCGGAGGGCTACAAGCCGCAGCTGATGGCGCACATCGAGGCGCAGACGCGCCTCGGCCCGGCGGGATACATCGGCATCAAGGTCAACTCCATGAACGACGCGGACGTTATGGCGCGGCTCGTGCGCGCGAGCGAGGCGGGCACGGAGGTGGAACTGTTCGTGCGCGGCATCTGCTGCCTGCGGCCGGGCGTGCCCGGGCGGACGGAACACATCTCGGTGCGCAGCATCATCGGGCGGTATCTGGAGCACGAGCGTATTTTCGTCTTTGGCCGCGGGGAGGCACAGGAGGTGTTCATCGGCTCGGGCGACCTGCTCGAGCGCAACACCATGCGCCGGATCGAGGCTTTTACCGCCGTGACCGACCCCAACGCGCGCGCGGAGGTGCTCGAGGTGCTCAGCGCCATGCGGCGCGACAACCGGCAGGCGTGGATCATGCAGCCGGACGGCAGCTACCTCCGTCCCGAGGGCGCGGGCGAGCCGTTTGTCAGTCAGGCGTATCTGCACACGTACTTTGCCGGGCGCACCGTCGAAAAGCCCGCGCCCCCTGCCCCGCCCCAGCCACGAAAAAAGCTCCCGTGGTGGCGGCGGCTGTGGATCTGGCTGAAAAATAATTGA
- the hypB gene encoding hydrogenase nickel incorporation protein HypB, producing MDAFRVLEIKKSVFENNDRQADLLREELKRNHTFLLNLMSSPGSGKTTTLMATINALKDDLRIGVMEADIDSDVDAATISTSGAKVIQLHTGGMCHLDAGMTRQGLEGLGTENIDLAILENVGNLVCPAEFDTGAVKNAMILSVPEGDDKPLKYPLMFSICDVLLVNKIDVAPYFNFDLDKCVERVKKLNPNIQVFPISALKGEGIEPWADWLREQTKTWNA from the coding sequence ATGGATGCATTCCGCGTGCTCGAAATCAAAAAGAGCGTTTTTGAAAACAACGACCGGCAGGCAGATCTGCTGCGCGAAGAACTCAAGCGCAATCACACCTTCCTGCTCAATCTCATGTCCTCGCCCGGCAGCGGCAAGACCACGACCCTCATGGCGACCATCAACGCCCTGAAGGACGATCTGCGCATCGGCGTCATGGAGGCCGATATCGACTCCGACGTTGACGCCGCGACCATCTCCACCAGCGGTGCGAAGGTTATCCAGCTGCACACCGGCGGCATGTGCCACCTCGACGCGGGCATGACGCGCCAGGGCCTCGAGGGCCTCGGCACCGAGAACATCGACCTCGCCATCCTCGAGAACGTCGGCAACCTCGTCTGCCCGGCGGAGTTTGACACCGGCGCCGTGAAAAACGCCATGATCCTCTCCGTGCCGGAGGGCGACGACAAGCCGCTGAAGTACCCGCTCATGTTCTCGATCTGCGACGTGCTGCTCGTCAACAAGATCGACGTTGCGCCGTACTTCAACTTCGACCTCGACAAGTGCGTCGAGCGCGTCAAGAAGCTCAACCCGAACATTCAGGTGTTCCCGATCTCCGCGCTCAAGGGAGAGGGCATCGAGCCGTGGGCCGACTGGCTGCGTGAGCAGACAAAGACCTGGAACGCATAA
- a CDS encoding sodium/proline symporter, whose protein sequence is MGTASSGEWIAILLYFALVIGVGVYFFFRDRHQEGEKEYFLGGRSMGGWVAALSAGASDMSAWVLMGLPGSIYLYGIGKVWISVGLLIGTVCAWIFVAPRLRRYSIRANDSITIPQFLTNRFLSKNKGLQIISAIVFVVVYCVYSASSISACGTLFNTVTGMSAKTAMIIATAIILVYVFLGGFNAVCWTDFFQGMLMLAALMLTPILALFVMKGADFVAPVMAVPENYYNVLSGGGFNWKSISDILSGLGWGLGYFGMPHILVRYLSIKSEHEMRKSQIIGCSWILVILAMSAVVGVIGRQFLGEIDNENLVFVHMVRRLFPAFISGVLLSAILAAAMSTADSQLLASSSAFASDIYKPVIRKDATDHEMQWAGRIIVILISVVAYFIAADPNCGGIMALVECAWAGFGSAFGPVILLSLYWRRLTYSGAVAGVCVGFAVDALWYAFLSTPTGLYEIIPGFLCGLIAAVVVSLCSKAPSKEVTDLFDRAFEPTD, encoded by the coding sequence ATGGGTACTGCTTCGAGCGGTGAATGGATCGCCATATTACTGTATTTCGCGCTGGTCATCGGCGTCGGCGTGTATTTCTTCTTCCGTGACCGCCATCAGGAGGGCGAGAAGGAGTACTTCCTCGGCGGCCGCAGCATGGGCGGCTGGGTCGCGGCGCTGTCTGCCGGCGCGTCGGACATGAGCGCATGGGTGCTCATGGGCCTGCCCGGCTCGATCTATCTGTACGGCATCGGCAAGGTGTGGATCTCCGTCGGCCTGCTCATCGGCACGGTCTGCGCGTGGATCTTCGTCGCGCCGCGTCTGCGCCGGTACTCCATCCGCGCGAACGACTCGATCACCATCCCGCAGTTTCTCACCAACCGCTTCCTGTCCAAGAACAAGGGCCTGCAGATCATCTCGGCCATCGTGTTCGTCGTGGTCTACTGCGTTTACAGCGCCTCGAGCATTTCGGCCTGCGGCACGCTGTTCAACACCGTCACGGGCATGAGCGCCAAGACGGCCATGATCATCGCCACGGCCATCATCCTCGTGTACGTGTTCCTCGGCGGCTTCAACGCCGTGTGCTGGACGGACTTCTTCCAGGGCATGCTCATGCTTGCCGCGCTCATGCTCACGCCGATCCTCGCGCTGTTCGTCATGAAGGGTGCAGACTTTGTCGCACCGGTCATGGCCGTTCCGGAAAACTACTATAATGTGCTCTCCGGCGGCGGCTTCAACTGGAAGAGCATTTCGGACATTCTCTCCGGCCTCGGCTGGGGCCTCGGCTACTTCGGCATGCCGCACATCCTTGTGCGCTATCTGTCCATCAAGTCCGAGCACGAGATGCGCAAGAGCCAGATCATCGGCTGCAGCTGGATCCTGGTCATCCTGGCCATGTCCGCCGTCGTCGGCGTGATCGGCCGCCAGTTCCTCGGCGAGATCGACAACGAGAACCTCGTGTTCGTGCACATGGTGCGCCGTCTGTTCCCGGCGTTTATCTCCGGCGTGCTGCTCTCGGCCATTCTGGCCGCGGCCATGAGCACGGCCGACTCCCAGCTGCTGGCGAGCAGCAGCGCCTTCGCGTCCGATATCTATAAGCCGGTCATCCGCAAGGACGCCACCGACCACGAGATGCAGTGGGCGGGCCGCATCATCGTCATCCTCATCTCCGTCGTCGCGTACTTCATCGCGGCTGACCCGAACTGCGGCGGCATCATGGCGCTCGTCGAGTGCGCATGGGCTGGCTTCGGTTCCGCGTTCGGCCCGGTCATCCTGCTCTCGCTCTACTGGCGCCGCCTGACGTATTCCGGCGCGGTCGCGGGCGTGTGCGTGGGCTTTGCGGTCGACGCTTTGTGGTATGCGTTCCTGTCCACGCCGACCGGCCTGTATGAGATCATCCCCGGCTTCCTGTGCGGCCTGATCGCGGCGGTCGTCGTGTCGCTGTGCAGCAAGGCCCCGTCGAAAGAGGTCACGGACCTGTTCGACCGCGCCTTCGAGCCCACGGACTGA
- a CDS encoding ABC transporter ATP-binding protein/permease → MRVLKYLRGHIPAVALIVLLLVAQSFCELSLPAYTSRIVDTGIQSGGIEYAAPLALTDKTMDGVRLFLSDDDAAAVSAAYTDADGVWTINDTAQLPELEGIFIRPLVMYARLSEQGANTVLALRQQMQGGLITHEEILARGEEALSGMGTLTDSVLHSAAVQFLKTEYAVAGLNVNHIRNSYLLRTGGKMLLLTLGMIAAAVLCNFVGARMSAAIGRDLRAQVFRKVLSFSSAEMDKFSTASLITRTTNDVTQIQAVCVLIVRVVLYAPVIGLGGIIMVARTKTGLGWIIALAVAAMLLLVGVLMKIAMPQFRTMQQRVDDVNLVSREVLTGLPVIRAFHRERHEEERFDTASAALMKTQLFVNRTMAFMGPVMTLIMYGVTVMIEWFGAKSINAGNMQIGDMIAFSTYASLIIMAFMMITIVAVLLPRAEVSATRVDEILRTRASVRDPRSPEPVPADATVTFDHVSFRYPGAEDDVLHDISFTARPGEVTAIVGSTGCGKSTLLNLIPRFYDATGGTVSIGGVNVRRLHQTDLRAMLGYVPQKGVLFTGDILSNLEFGGDVSEADAIRAAATAQAEDFIWSRPHHFLTPVAQGGANVSGGQRQRLSIARAIARHPQVYLFDDSFSALDYQTDAALRQALAKQTHDATVIIVAQRLSTILHADQILVLDGGRIVGRGTHSALLRSCETYREIALSQLSAAELGEEG, encoded by the coding sequence ATGCGGGTGCTGAAATACCTGCGCGGGCACATCCCGGCCGTGGCGCTGATCGTGCTGCTGCTCGTGGCGCAGTCGTTTTGCGAGCTGTCGCTGCCGGCGTACACGAGCCGCATCGTGGACACCGGCATCCAGAGCGGCGGCATCGAATATGCCGCGCCCCTCGCGCTCACGGACAAGACCATGGACGGCGTGCGCCTGTTTTTGTCGGATGACGACGCCGCCGCGGTCAGCGCCGCCTACACGGATGCCGACGGCGTCTGGACGATCAACGACACGGCGCAGCTGCCGGAGCTGGAGGGCATCTTCATCCGGCCGCTGGTCATGTATGCCCGCCTGTCGGAGCAGGGGGCGAACACCGTGCTCGCCCTGCGCCAGCAGATGCAGGGCGGCCTCATCACGCACGAGGAGATCCTCGCGCGCGGCGAGGAAGCGCTCAGCGGCATGGGCACGCTCACCGACAGCGTCCTGCACAGCGCGGCCGTGCAGTTTCTCAAGACGGAGTACGCCGTCGCGGGCCTGAATGTCAACCACATCCGCAACAGCTACCTGCTGCGCACCGGCGGGAAAATGCTCCTGCTCACGCTCGGCATGATCGCGGCGGCCGTGCTCTGCAATTTTGTCGGCGCGCGGATGTCTGCCGCCATCGGGCGCGACCTGCGCGCGCAGGTGTTCCGCAAGGTGCTGTCGTTCTCGTCCGCCGAGATGGACAAGTTCTCGACGGCCTCGCTCATCACGCGCACCACGAACGACGTCACGCAGATCCAGGCGGTGTGCGTGCTGATCGTGCGCGTCGTGCTCTATGCGCCGGTCATCGGCCTCGGCGGCATTATCATGGTCGCGCGTACGAAAACCGGCCTCGGCTGGATCATCGCGCTGGCCGTCGCGGCGATGCTGCTGCTCGTCGGCGTGCTCATGAAGATCGCCATGCCGCAGTTTCGCACCATGCAGCAGCGCGTGGACGACGTCAACCTCGTCAGCCGCGAGGTGCTGACCGGTCTGCCGGTCATCCGCGCGTTCCACCGCGAGCGGCACGAGGAGGAACGCTTCGACACCGCGAGCGCGGCGCTCATGAAAACGCAGCTGTTCGTCAACCGGACCATGGCGTTCATGGGCCCGGTCATGACGCTCATCATGTACGGCGTCACGGTCATGATCGAGTGGTTCGGCGCGAAAAGTATCAACGCCGGCAATATGCAGATCGGCGACATGATCGCCTTTTCGACCTACGCCTCGCTCATCATCATGGCCTTCATGATGATCACGATCGTGGCGGTGCTCCTGCCGCGCGCCGAGGTCTCGGCCACGCGCGTGGACGAGATCCTGCGCACGCGCGCGAGCGTGCGCGACCCGCGCAGCCCCGAGCCCGTGCCCGCGGACGCGACCGTCACGTTCGACCACGTGTCGTTCCGCTATCCCGGCGCGGAGGACGACGTGCTGCACGACATCAGCTTCACGGCGCGGCCCGGCGAGGTCACGGCCATCGTCGGCTCGACTGGCTGCGGCAAATCGACGCTGCTGAATCTCATTCCGCGCTTTTACGATGCGACCGGCGGCACGGTCAGCATCGGCGGCGTGAACGTGCGCCGCCTGCACCAGACCGACCTGCGCGCCATGCTCGGCTACGTGCCGCAAAAGGGCGTGCTCTTCACGGGCGACATTCTCTCGAACCTCGAGTTTGGCGGCGACGTCTCGGAGGCCGACGCCATCCGCGCCGCCGCCACGGCGCAGGCCGAGGACTTCATCTGGTCGCGGCCGCACCACTTCCTCACGCCGGTGGCGCAGGGCGGGGCGAACGTGTCCGGCGGGCAGCGGCAGCGCCTGTCCATCGCGCGCGCCATCGCCAGACACCCGCAGGTGTACCTGTTTGACGACAGCTTTTCCGCGCTCGACTATCAGACGGATGCCGCGCTGCGTCAGGCGCTGGCCAAACAGACGCACGACGCTACGGTCATCATCGTGGCGCAGCGCCTGAGCACGATCCTGCACGCGGATCAGATCCTCGTGCTCGACGGCGGGCGCATCGTCGGCCGCGGCACGCACAGCGCGCTGCTGCGCAGTTGCGAGACCTACCGCGAGATCGCGCTCAGCCAGCTCAGCGCCGCGGAACTCGGAGAGGAGGGGTGA
- a CDS encoding ABC transporter ATP-binding protein/permease produces the protein MAGPRRGPGRIPEKPKNFKGTITKLFRCLGRYRLPLVLVLVLALASTAFGIVGPKILSTATTELATGLGRKLSGLGGIDFGKIGKILLTVLALYLVSAACSFFQSWILAGITQKLAYRLRGEISAKIHRMPMRYFERNTVGDVLSRITNDVDTMSSGMAQSVTQLVTNVTMLVGVLVMMLRISWLMTLIALIVLPVTGVLTGRIVKRSQRYFVAQQKNLGDINGKVEETYAGHNVICAFNREGATQKEFDAINARLYRSAWKSQFLSGLMSPVTTFVSKLGYVCVVVLGGSLAARGTITIGDIQAFLNYMANFTQPITQLAQISTQLQTMAAAAERVFAFLDEAEEPADPALPAPAEHIRGDVSFRHVRFGYDPAQPVIHDWSCDVPAGRTVAIVGPTGAGKTTMVKLLMRFYDVDAGAIFVDGRDVRDYARGDLRRAFGMVLQDTWLFKGTIMENIRYGRPEATDAEVIAAAKAARADAFIRTLPGGYQMELNEEATNVSQGQKQLLTIARAVLANAPILILDEATSSVDTRTEQLIQEAMDHLMRGRTSFVIAHRLSTIRNADCILVMRDGNIVEQGTHSELLARGGFYAALYNSQFEDVVA, from the coding sequence ATGGCGGGTCCCAGACGCGGACCGGGCCGCATCCCGGAAAAACCGAAAAACTTCAAAGGCACGATCACGAAGCTCTTCCGCTGCCTCGGCCGCTACCGGCTGCCGCTTGTGCTTGTGCTCGTGCTCGCACTGGCGAGCACGGCCTTCGGCATCGTCGGGCCGAAGATCCTCTCGACGGCCACGACGGAGCTGGCCACCGGCCTTGGGCGCAAGCTCTCGGGCCTCGGCGGCATTGACTTCGGCAAGATCGGCAAGATCCTGCTGACCGTGCTCGCGCTCTATCTCGTCAGCGCGGCGTGCAGCTTCTTCCAGTCGTGGATCCTCGCCGGCATCACGCAGAAGCTCGCCTACCGCCTGCGCGGCGAGATCAGCGCCAAGATCCACCGCATGCCCATGCGCTACTTCGAGCGCAACACCGTCGGCGACGTGCTCTCGCGCATCACCAACGACGTCGACACCATGTCCTCCGGCATGGCGCAGTCGGTCACGCAGCTTGTCACGAACGTCACCATGCTCGTCGGCGTGCTGGTCATGATGCTGCGCATCAGCTGGCTCATGACGCTCATCGCGCTCATCGTGCTGCCGGTCACGGGCGTGCTCACGGGCCGGATCGTCAAGCGCAGCCAGCGCTATTTTGTCGCCCAGCAGAAGAACCTCGGCGATATCAACGGCAAGGTCGAGGAGACTTACGCCGGGCACAACGTCATCTGCGCCTTCAACCGCGAGGGCGCGACACAAAAGGAGTTTGACGCCATCAACGCGCGGCTCTACCGCTCGGCGTGGAAGAGCCAGTTCCTGTCCGGGCTCATGTCGCCGGTGACGACGTTTGTCAGCAAGCTCGGCTACGTGTGCGTGGTCGTGCTCGGCGGCTCGCTCGCCGCGCGCGGCACCATCACGATCGGCGACATTCAGGCATTTCTCAACTACATGGCGAACTTCACGCAGCCGATCACGCAGCTGGCGCAGATCAGCACTCAACTGCAGACCATGGCGGCCGCGGCTGAGCGCGTGTTCGCCTTCCTCGACGAGGCGGAAGAGCCGGCCGACCCCGCGCTGCCCGCCCCGGCGGAGCACATCCGCGGCGACGTGTCGTTCCGGCACGTGCGCTTCGGCTACGATCCCGCGCAGCCGGTCATCCATGACTGGAGCTGCGACGTGCCGGCAGGCAGGACCGTTGCCATCGTCGGCCCGACCGGCGCCGGCAAGACCACGATGGTCAAGCTGCTCATGCGCTTTTACGATGTCGACGCCGGCGCGATCTTCGTCGACGGGCGCGACGTGCGCGACTATGCGCGCGGCGACCTGCGGCGCGCCTTCGGCATGGTGCTGCAGGACACGTGGCTCTTTAAGGGCACAATCATGGAAAACATCCGCTACGGCCGCCCCGAGGCGACGGACGCCGAGGTCATCGCGGCGGCAAAGGCCGCGCGCGCCGACGCCTTCATCCGCACGCTGCCCGGCGGCTACCAGATGGAGCTCAACGAGGAGGCGACGAACGTCTCCCAGGGACAAAAGCAGCTGCTGACGATCGCACGCGCCGTGCTGGCAAACGCCCCCATTCTCATTCTCGATGAGGCGACCAGCTCGGTCGACACCCGCACCGAGCAGCTCATCCAGGAGGCGATGGATCACCTCATGCGCGGCCGCACGAGCTTTGTCATCGCGCACCGCCTGAGCACCATCCGCAATGCCGACTGTATCCTCGTCATGCGCGACGGCAACATCGTCGAGCAGGGCACGCACAGCGAACTGCTCGCGCGCGGCGGGTTCTATGCCGCGCTCTACAACAGCCAGTTCGAGGACGTGGTCGCGTAA
- a CDS encoding MarR family winged helix-turn-helix transcriptional regulator, which yields MDFFEQIAREQVRAMILNHARREDLSQIFSQGEMRLLGCLNAGADGRTAGELSTLLDLSTARIAAMLNNLERKGAITRARDTADRRRVVVRLTEQGRHEVQTSLDEAVACLSEVYRRMGEADTRELLRLSDRAGEIAQQIYEEQKEDAPCGC from the coding sequence ATGGATTTTTTTGAACAGATCGCGCGCGAACAGGTGCGCGCGATGATCCTCAACCACGCGCGCCGCGAGGACCTCAGCCAGATCTTTTCGCAGGGCGAGATGCGCCTGCTCGGCTGCCTCAATGCCGGGGCGGACGGCCGTACGGCCGGCGAGCTGAGCACGCTGCTCGACCTGAGCACGGCGCGCATCGCGGCCATGCTCAACAATCTCGAGCGCAAGGGCGCGATCACCCGCGCGCGCGACACGGCCGACCGCCGGCGCGTCGTCGTGCGCCTGACCGAGCAGGGGCGGCACGAGGTGCAGACGTCGCTCGACGAGGCAGTCGCGTGCCTGTCGGAGGTCTACCGCCGCATGGGCGAGGCGGACACGCGCGAGCTGCTGCGCCTGAGCGACCGGGCGGGGGAGATCGCCCAGCAGATCTATGAAGAGCAGAAGGAGGACGCGCCATGCGGGTGCTGA
- a CDS encoding LysR family transcriptional regulator, whose product MTLRQYEAFLKTVECASVSAAAQALGVSQSALTQLLAGLERDCGFPLLVRNRGGVHLTPAGKALLPAVQQVCAADAHLRGRIQEVRERAGGTIRIATFKSVAVNWLPPMIKQFQVQHPEARFRLFDGAYAEVDAYVRSGTVDMGFISLPSELPGEIVPVCSDRLLAVLPAGHPLAACEAVPVAAFGTEPVVSLIDSTNRDALRVLDAAHVHPDIRFQTADDYAMISMVESGLGICIAHELVLRSDHHNVVVRPLDPPAHRTIAMAIPPESEGKPLVRTFAAFVRAWAQANP is encoded by the coding sequence GTGACACTGCGGCAATATGAGGCGTTTTTAAAAACGGTGGAGTGCGCGAGCGTGTCGGCCGCGGCACAGGCGCTGGGCGTGTCCCAGTCGGCGCTGACGCAGCTGCTGGCGGGGCTCGAGCGCGACTGCGGCTTTCCCCTGCTGGTACGCAACCGCGGCGGCGTGCACCTGACCCCGGCGGGCAAGGCGCTGCTGCCGGCCGTGCAGCAGGTGTGCGCGGCGGATGCGCACCTGCGCGGCCGCATCCAGGAGGTGCGCGAGCGCGCCGGCGGCACGATCCGCATTGCGACGTTCAAGAGCGTGGCGGTCAACTGGCTGCCGCCGATGATCAAGCAGTTTCAGGTGCAGCATCCGGAGGCGCGCTTCCGCCTGTTCGACGGGGCGTACGCCGAGGTGGACGCCTACGTGCGCAGCGGCACGGTGGACATGGGCTTCATCTCGCTGCCGAGCGAGCTGCCGGGCGAGATCGTGCCCGTGTGCAGCGACCGGCTGCTGGCCGTGCTGCCGGCGGGCCACCCGCTGGCGGCGTGCGAGGCCGTGCCCGTCGCGGCCTTCGGCACGGAACCGGTCGTGAGCCTGATCGACAGCACGAACCGCGACGCGCTGCGCGTGCTCGACGCCGCGCACGTGCACCCCGACATCCGCTTTCAGACGGCGGACGATTACGCCATGATCTCCATGGTCGAGAGCGGGCTGGGCATCTGCATCGCGCACGAGCTCGTGCTGCGCTCGGACCACCACAACGTCGTCGTGCGCCCGCTCGATCCCCCGGCGCACCGCACGATCGCCATGGCCATCCCGCCGGAGAGCGAGGGCAAGCCGCTCGTGCGCACGTTCGCCGCCTTTGTGCGCGCGTGGGCGCAGGCCAACCCGTGA